The Lutzomyia longipalpis isolate SR_M1_2022 chromosome 2, ASM2433408v1 DNA window TGATCTGTGtgaatgagaaagaaattccACGTCGTTAAAGATCTTTAATTGCCAATTTGTTTCGGCGACATTTGAGATgggaaaatgttgattttccgcgtcattttttttatcactcaTCTCTGCGCCGTCTAACTATGTGCTCTAGCCCCAATTGTGATGACAAACTCAcaagaaatcaatttgttaGAGAAgacttttaaattgttctgCCGAAGcaacaaatagaaaaaaaaattgagcgaGTTTTTCTGCTTCACCGTTCACGATGAAGAGTGAGAGTCAAGGTCTTTTTTCACACTAAACACTCACTCTCTGTTTTAATATGTTTAGTCAAAGCTTTTCCCATATGTAcattaatatatatatttttatcaatagaGTAATTATTTTGACCGTGAAAATGCCGCTTTTCGACCTACTACAGAGGAGGGATCTCGACATGATCTCTCGTGACAATAATANNNNNNNNNNNNNNNNNNNNNNNNNNNNNNNNNNNNNNNNNNNNNNNNNNNNNNNNNNNNNNNNNNNNNNNNNNNNNNNNNNNNNNNNNNNNNNNNNNNNNNNNNNNNNNNNNNNNNNNNNNNNNNNNNNNNNNNNNNNNNNNNNNNNNNNNNNNNNNNNNNNNNNNNNNNNNNNNNNNNNNNNNNNNNNNNNNNNNNNNNNNNNNNNNNNNNNNNNNNNNNNNNNNNNNNNNNNNNNNNNNNNNNNNNNNNNNNNNNNNNNNNNNNNNNNNNNNNNNNNNNNNNNNNNNNNNNNNNNNNNNNNNNNNNNNNNNNNNNNNNNNNNNNNNNNNNNNNNNNNNNNNNNNNNNNNNNNNNNNNNNNNNNNNNNNNNNNNNNNNNNNNNNNNNNNNNNNNNNNNNNNNNNNNNNNNNNNNNNNNNNNNNNNNNNNNNNNNNNNNNNNNNNNNNNNNNNNNNNNNNNNNNNNNNNNNNNNNNNNNNNNNNNNNNNNNNNNNNNNNAAGCAGTTTGAAAATCACGCGACATTCGCGCGCCATTCACGCGACATTAACGCGCCATTCACGCGATAATCGCCTTATAAACCCCGGAATTCTAgcgattttctttcagaaaatcTATTGATATTCTCTAGGAAGTCAGCAGATGTCGTGTGAAATTCGGTATATTTCACGCGACATTCGCGCGACTTTCAGTTTGAAAATCACGCGACAATCGCCTTATAAATCCCGGATTTCAGGCGACTTTCCCTAGAAATCTTGCgactttctttaagaaaatatattgattttcacGCGACATTCACGCGACAATCGCCTTATAAACCCCGGATTTCAGGCGACTTTCCCTAGAAATCTTGCgactttctttaagaaaatataattgattttcacgCGACATTCACGCGACTTTCGcctagatatatttttttaaaagctctcaacagATGGCGCCACAGGCGCCACAAATTGGGGTTGCCGTATTTATTCTGTGTTTACATTGCCATCACTggtcattttataaaagatgttACACCATTGAAAGATTAACTTCTGCAAAAAGATTTCGTGACGACATGTCATAGGATAATCCAtacctttttctcttttcgtcattgaataaattcttaatatatccaatcatttacaaaattttgcaaatattttttttataattacaaaaaaaaacccaaaaattatttatagaaaattaaattaagctgtTTTACGAAATCTTATGTCGCAAAGTGCTACTTTAAAATAACACGAGCTactttagaaaggattttcaGTCGGGATTTAGccctcaaattcttttgaccgCCATCTTGCATACCAAACTATCCTTgattctacaaaatagggctttATAACGTTTCATAAGAtctatattttcctaaattaaaacaaataaattaataattaaaataaaaaaataatattcgcgtgaaaaacaagtttatggttatgggaaatgtgagaaacatcatccaaaaagcgtggttgtaaaataaaatatttattttacattacatttgttggaaaaaagttAGGATaaaatggcggccatttttgaattgcttaaaattttttatctaaaattgatcAACGTAACCATATTAATATACTTTCATATTTTACCATTAAGCTTATAATaagctttaatatttatgatcgGACATTTCGGTTTAGGATTGTTCGTCTgattgacttaaattttattttataaagttaaattaatgtcttatgaaacattatcaagttaaattagtttttgacgatattttttaaaaatcctttctaaagtAGTTCAAGTTATCTTAAAGTAACCCTGCGATGTAAGATTTTGTAACACAGCCTTATTTAAGGGtctattaattaacttttgtttttttttaattataaaaaataattcaaactttgaaagtcattataaaattatttaatgacgaaaaaagaaaaagtatggaTTATCCTACGACATATCGTCATGAAATTCTgttgcagaaattattttttctatggttGTGACGCGTTGTgacatcctttaaaaaatatgcgaaaatttatgttttcgagaagaaattttatttttgtggacCTTTACATGAGATCAGATAatgatttttggtgttttaatagtttttccagatgaaaaattaacaaaataaaaatcatgtgtAAAATTGGTGATTCCGCCCAATTTCCGCGCGGCGCTagtgtttgtgaaagaaaccttttaaatgttttttctgctataacatttgctttcttctcgtcaattttatcaattaatattgtatttttatttatctattttgggcaaataatgctatttatggaagaaatattgcttttaaattggTGTAAGTGATTGAGCAAATCAGTATTTATAGAATTCAATGTTCAATTTCGGtccaataaatgtgaaaattttcgagaaataGTGCGAATGAGTGCGAGtgaaatattcgtattttgtCTATGCGAGTGGCCCACTCGCAAAAATTGACGATTTGACTGCCACttcttgtcattttttttctgtgtgcaataataattttactcTCTGTGACTCACATTTACGTACAACGTGTGTACAATCCGCTGATTGATTCTAGAGCTAAGAGAGAAGGAAAACTTGAGAGGTGACCTTTGCCAAGCTCTGTCTGGAAAATAACCAAGAAATATCCGAAATatctttaatgattttgaagCATAAACTTCCCCAGAAAAGCTGATTTTTACTCTACTTTGCAATGCCTTGTCGAGTTTGCATTGATTTTACTCTTATCATGACATCGCGTGTGTTCTCATTtctaaaatcaatataaagaTAATTTACAAGGGTTTTACacaaatgtttaaaaagaaaataaaagagatatGTTCTAATGCTATTTACATGAATCAATCTAGTCTTGTAGTGAAAATCAGAGTTTATTTGATAGATTTTAATCTGGGTTTTATTTTAGAACGGTTCTACGgtgaattaaaaacaaaaaaatattaaataaaaacctattaaattaatttaatgataacCAATACTTCATAATAGAGGAACATgtggtaaaatggtgaatttttgggggataatttttcctgagttccgtggaaatatttgagttttcccatGACGACTATCCtatagcaaattttccgggctacaactttgtctcagactatttctttctatctcaacgaaaaaatgcattttcaactaattttccaaacccttgcaATTTCACCATTTTTcagtaaaatggtgaattgcgGTTTTATccctaatcttaatttaatgaaattattttagcaaggcactataatatatgtatattgagaatgagagatttgtgtaccagCTAAAACAGCTAAAACtatcttattaaaaaatacaaaaaaaaaaagaaataaaaaaaacattaaatttaagaaatggccatttttatttttttaatttataaaaattggtaatagtgaGTGAACAGACAtcctaaattgtatataatagttatactgattaaggaaaaatatttttttcaaaaatttaaagagttattttaaaaaaacactaaattcaccattttgccccaaggggtaatttttactatcagtgttctatgggaaaaatcggaaaattcttttggaaaattcagattagattcgtgtttagcaatagttactttatctaaaaatgcatttggattaaaaaaaattgcagagaattcgccaaaacttaatttgtagttgagaggtcagagtaactttgcggttagaaaaatttgtttttcaactaaaagccaaaatattggatcaattattatgaaaccttctaggcttaggcaggggtatgaagtgcaactacgaataaaattagacagattagtaGCCACTAtttcttgagatattaatttttatttatttattttttttttcaaattcatcattttaccccagtCACCCCTACATTGTATGaagaaatcggtcaagcagttcagTCAATATGGCAGtcggaattttaaataataataataatttattaaattccttaTACAGACTAGTGTATCGGACATAgtatatcttaatatataaagctgaaaatgtttgtttgtctgtctgtggcacatgaactcctccgaaacggctgggccgatcttgatgaaatttggtaggggggtagagggggtgaatacgagttgcaagcgctatatgggattccgccccaacccccctttatagcgcccccacagaaaaattgattttttcccattttctacctgttaaagagtcagataacgggatttttttgttttaaaaatttttcggggtaccgtattattcatccccctactGATATACGCCCTAtatttatagcttaaaatagtgtttgctcacacgtgattgggggctcgggttgactagtataCATGGTATTTTTACAGATtcggaattttaaattaagggGAGTCTCTTTTGAGGgctgatgaaattcaatgtttttatttttcttaaggttcaattcaatttcaattcatttatttgtCATTCCGCATTTACAAATTTGGAAGATATAGGGCCtcaggtttttcttaaacttgattttcaaatgttggtcacatttgaagacttattattgaagagtaagaaaatcactttccgccatcttaggtgcgacgccatcttgagattttgctcaaaacacaaaggtaggtttttctcaggatctactggatggattttgatggggtaaaaagcaaatgaaagaggaaataccaatgcagatttttatgtagcggaattttgaatttccattctggggctgagaaaagtggaaaaatgtgactttttcagatatttttgacgttttttcacttttctcagccccagaacggaaattcaaaattccgctacatcaaaatctgcattggtatttcccctttcatttgctttttaccccatcaaaatccatccagtagatcctgagaaaaacctacctttgtgttttagagcAGTTCtatggaaaagtcggaaaatcacaagatggcgtcgcacctaagatggcgaaaagtgattttcttacacttcaataattaggctacaaatgtaaccaacatcggaaaaccaagtttaagaaaaacccccaaaaattataACATTAAATATGTGTAAACTATAACAATTTtaccaagagaccccccttaaattgTTATTgtctttggaagaaaattacagttaaaatcatgaaaaactTCGATTCTTATCCggttttgactgaaatcaatatttagatgactgattttgatgaaaatttagaGAGAAATTATGATTTGGGCTTCAACTTCGTTTCAaaggtttaaattttttcgaagaaagaaaagatttttaaatgaaaaagaaattaaaaagatttcttttctctcagGTCTTGGGCTTGGTGCTGTATCCAGGCCTCTTTGATGATCCCAGCATAACGGATGATGTCAAGGAGCGTGCCAGGACAATCCTCAGTGGTACACGTGGCTGCTCTGTGGGATCGTATACAGATTCAGCTGGAATTGAGGTGATCCGGAAGCACGTGGCACAGTACATTCAGGATCGCGATGGTGGCATCCCATCGGATCCGGACAACATTATCCTCTCAACTGGCGCTTCGGGGGCCATCAAGAACATTCTGGCTCTTTTCCATGCTAAAATTGACGGGAAGAAATCCGGTGTGATGGTCCCTATTCCGCAGTACCCCCTCTATTCGGCCTCAATTGCTGAATTTGATCTGCAGCAGGTTGAATACTATCTGGATGAGTCGAAGAAATGGGGCTTGGACATTGGGGAGTTGCAACGATCGGTCACAGAGGCACGGAAGGTGTGTGTACCGCGGGTGATTGTTGTGATAAATCCCGGAAACCCAACGGGTCAGGTGTTGACAAGGCAGAATATTGAGGAAATCATTAAGTTTGCATACAAAGAGCGTCTCTTCATCTTTGCCGATGAAGTTTATCAGGATAATGTGTACGACAAAGATTCGCAATTTCATTCCTTCAAGAAGGTTCTCACGGAAATGGGGGAGCCCTACTCAAGGATGGAGATGGCGAGCTTTATGTCCGTGTCAAAGGGCTACATGGGGGAATGCGGGATTCGCGGGGGGTATGCGGAAATCCTCAATATGCACCCGGACGTCAAGGCGATGCTTCTCAAGGCGATCTCAGCGCAACTGTGTTCCAGCACCATTGGTCAGGCGGCTATTGATTGTGTTGTGAATCCCCCAAAGCCAGGAGAGCCGTCGTATGAGTTGTTTGTGAAGGAGAAGAATAATGTGCTGCAGTCACTGAAGCGTCGTGCGGAGATGGTGACGAATACCTTCAATTCCTTCGAGGGATTCTCATGCAATCCCGTTATGGGGGCCATGTATGCCTTCCCGCAGTTCAAACTCCCGCCAAAGGCCATCGAGGCGGCCAAGAAGGTGGGTCAGAAGCCCGATGTGTTCTACGCATTCCAGCTACTCGAGAGGACAGGTATTGatccttttagctgtgtttctttcagacacagcttttgtgtaccgagcaaaatcgaaagtcgtcagatcgggctcaaacttgggatgagcacgaattagggtccccacattccaaaaaacgtatgcgtcaaaaaaaatttttccggccggccgtccgtccgtccgtccggccgtagtacaacgctaaattgcaagagaacggtgatagacagagacttgcggtaaacggcaaagtttaaatatcgacctgaagaaatccgatccgccattttgaataacctcaaaattttgttttcggtATATCtaagccgctattatagctagagggctaaaatttttatatgttgtagggaccatcaagagctttccaacgatacctcattttcgaaaatcggtcaagccgtttagccaatatggccgccacaatttttcatcgaaaatcgaccataactcgaaaacggcttgaccgattttgatcaacccggggtcaaatgggTCCCGGTTGAGCCCCACTAGTGCGTGCGGAAAACAAATACACACGCATGCACAGAAATAACACACTAGCCGATCCTAAATGATAACGGCAACCGGGCCGCAAGAAACCGGCAATTCCAGCCCAGTGCCATTGCCTGGGTTGCAgaaatctcaacaaaccctacaactctctagaacatccgaagtttcaaaagttaccgctagggggccaaaaatcaaaaacaaaattttcgatgagttttcgatgaatatcttgaaaacggcgacataattttttttttcattttttgatatgttgtagctgactatattatctagctccatgccaaaaatgaagaaaatctatggatccgttctcgagatatagccttccaaagttgacatgtcatatctcgggttctacaagtccgatttcgatcaactcaagcgcaaatgaaaggtttcgtgaagccctacaaatgtctagaacattgcaacttcgaaaaatgaccgtaAGAGGCGTTGAAATCGAAAACATagtacagtgggaccccagtacaacgacggCTTGGTtgaactactctcgcgcattgaaaataatgagtgtgaagagtacatccgagtggtcgttgtactggggtgcCACTGtattcgaaaatttcgaactcgaatttttcgaaaatggtgacataattt harbors:
- the LOC129790239 gene encoding alanine aminotransferase 1 — encoded protein: MSSASRLLSACRPGGLRPYCVAFSQPPDVKGNVSSVQVTINRTMATASSEKFLTIDNLNPCIKVMEYAVRGPLVIRATEIEKELEKGVKKPFKDVIRANIGDCHAMGQKPITFFRQVLGLVLYPGLFDDPSITDDVKERARTILSGTRGCSVGSYTDSAGIEVIRKHVAQYIQDRDGGIPSDPDNIILSTGASGAIKNILALFHAKIDGKKSGVMVPIPQYPLYSASIAEFDLQQVEYYLDESKKWGLDIGELQRSVTEARKVCVPRVIVVINPGNPTGQVLTRQNIEEIIKFAYKERLFIFADEVYQDNVYDKDSQFHSFKKVLTEMGEPYSRMEMASFMSVSKGYMGECGIRGGYAEILNMHPDVKAMLLKAISAQLCSSTIGQAAIDCVVNPPKPGEPSYELFVKEKNNVLQSLKRRAEMVTNTFNSFEGFSCNPVMGAMYAFPQFKLPPKAIEAAKKVGQKPDVFYAFQLLERTGICIVPGSGFGQKEGTYHFRTTILPQEEDLKKMLSMFDGFHKEFMSQYK